Proteins found in one Takifugu rubripes chromosome 15, fTakRub1.2, whole genome shotgun sequence genomic segment:
- the LOC101072050 gene encoding V-type proton ATPase catalytic subunit A, with amino-acid sequence MDTSRLPKIQDEERESQFGYVHGVSGPVVTATAMAGAAMYELVRVGHSELVGEIIRLEGDMATIQVYEETSGVSVGDPVLRTGKPLSVELGPGIMGSIFDGIQRPLKDINDLTQSIYIPRGVNIGALNRDIKWEFTPCQTLRVGSHVTGGDIYGTVFENSLIKHKLLLPPRNRGTVTYVAPPGNYDISDVVLELEFEGVKEKFTMVQVWPVRQVRPVTEKLPANHPLLTGQRVLDALFPCVQGGTTAIPGAFGCGKTVISQSLSKYSNSDVIIYVGCGERGNEMSEVLRDFPELTMEVDGKIESIMKRTALVANTSNMPVAAREASIYTGITLSEYFRDMGYNVSMMADSTSRWAEALREISGRLAEMPADSGYPAYLGARLASFYERAGRVKCLGNPEREGSVSIVGAVSPPGGDFSDPVTSATLGIVQVFWGLDKKLAQRKHFPSVNWLISYSKYTRALDEYYDKHFPEFVPLRTKAKEILQEEEDLAEIVQLVGKASLAETDKITLEVAKLIKDDFLQQNGYTPYDRFCPFYKTVGILSNMIAFYDLARHAVESTAQSDNKITWAMIREHMGETLYRISSMKFKDPVKDGEAKIKADFAQLLEDMQNSFRSLEE; translated from the exons ATGGATACCTCAAGGCTTCCGAAGATCCAGGATGAGGAGCGGGAAAGCCAGTTTGGATATGTGCACGGCGTGTCTGGACCAG TGGTGACTGCTACTGCCATGGCAGGAGCAGCCATGTACGAGCTGGTCCGTGTCGGCCACAGTGAGTTGGTGGGTGAAATCATCCGTTTAGAGGGAGACATGGCCACAATCCAGGTCTATGAGGAGACTT CTGGCGTATCGGTCGGTGACCCTGTCCTCCGGACAGGAAAACCCCTTTCGGTAGAGCTCGGCCCAGGGATCATGGGCTCCATCTTTGATGGTATCCAGCGTCCTCTAAAAGACATCAACGACCTCACTCAGAGCATCTATATCCCGAGAGGAGTAAATATTGGTGCCCTCAACAGAGACATTAAATGGGAATTCACCCCCTGCCAGACTCTTCGG GTGGGCAGCCATGTGACAGGTGGGGACATCTATGGCACCGTGTTTGAGAACTCTTTGATAAAgcacaagctgctgctgccacctcgCAACCGAGGCACCGTCACCTACGTGGCTCCGCCTGGAAACTATGACATCTCC GATGTGGTGCTGGAGCTGGAGTTCGAAGGTGTAAAGGAGAAGTTCACCATGGTGCAGGTGTGGCCGGTCCGGCAGGTCCGGCCAGTCACGGAGAAGCTCCCTGCAAACCATCCACTGCTGACCGGACAGAGAGTTCTGGATGCACTTTTCCC GTGTGTTCAGGGAGGCACGACTGCAATTCCAGGTGCTTTTGGCTGTGGAAAAACGGTCATCTCGCAATCGTTGTCCAAGTATTCCAACAGCGACGTGATCATTTACGTTGGTTGCGGCGAACGCGGCAACGAAATGTCTGAAGTGCTGCGGGATTTTCCCGAG CTCACTATGGAGGTTGATGGCAAAATTGAAAGCATCATGAAGAGAACAGCGTTGGTTGCTAACACATCAAACATGCCAGTGGCTGCCAGGGAGGCTTCAATTTACACAG GCATCACACTGTCTGAATACTTCAGAGATATGGGCTATAATGTGAGCATGATGGCTGACTCCACGTCTCGATGGGCTGAAGCTCTGAGAGAAATCTCTGGAAGATTAGCTGAAATGCCTGCTG ACAGTGGGTACCCTGCCTATCTGGGCGCCAGGCTCGCCTCCTTCTACGAGCGGGCTGGACGGGTGAAGTGCCTGGGAAATCCAGAGCGAGAGGGCAGCGTCAGCATCGTGGGCGC CGTGTCACCCCCTGGAGGAGATTTCTCAGACCCTGTGACTTCAGCCACATTAGGTATTGTTCAG GTGTTCTGGGGGTTGGACAAGAAGCTGGCTCAGAGGAAACACTTCCCTTCTGTCAACTGGCTGATCAGTTACAGCAAGTACACTCGAGCGCTGGATGAATATTACGACAAACATTTCCCTGAATTTGTTCCCCTGCGGACAAAAGCCAAGGAGattctgcaggaggaggaggacctggcTGAAATAGTGCAGCTTGTTGGAAAA gcTTCTCTGGCCGAGACGGATAAAATCACTCTTGAAGTCGCCAAGCTCATCAAGGATGACTTCCTTCAGCAGAACGGCTACACCCCCTACGACAG GTTCTGCCCCTTCTACAAGACGGTCGGCATCCTCTCCAACATGATTGCTTTTTACGACTTGGCTCGACACGCGGTGGAGTCCACAGCACAGAGCGACAACAAAATCACCTGGGCCATGATCAGGGAGCACATGGGAGAGACCCTCTACAGGATCAGTTCCATGAAGTTCAAG GACCCTGTGAAGGATGGTGAAGCTAAGATTAAAGCTGACTTCGcccagctgctggaggacatgCAGAACTCCTTCAGGTCTCTCGAGGAATGA
- the LOC101061881 gene encoding palmitoyltransferase ZDHHC23-like: protein MQWEKLKPPEPDDPLCCCECDIYRCSCCCDCDDLDEAFARWLKDRPAPRGSRSAVLDALIDHLEISMIPVLLLLPLLLQVAALHYLLGIVVLTALPSLVLWYYYSTHRKKRRTLFFLTLSLYSLFYMYYLFITEIVPRGDVSHLQVCTVTSGMVLTIVLLIVTKRGPGFVAPVASLHETHTNREQGGNGTTQSAASCAATSAKKSPNTKWNKCALCNVMRPPRAGHCRTCQRCVYRLDHHCIWINSCVGQANHRSFVVTLAVFVLTSLYGIGLVLSSLCPRQHLVTALFYCPAVYSQPSTALCFTCAWFSSIVTTGLLYLLVVQLLNISFNVTERESLLALRNKTGRSRLRGLVIDTGQHSRGFYKNWVEFLTMADASGSPQPGLTNVV from the exons ATGCAGTGGGAGAAGCTGAAGCCTCCGGAGCCCGACgaccccctctgctgctgtgagtGCGACATCTAccggtgcagctgctgctgcgactgcGACGATCTGGACGAAGCTTTTGCCAG GTGGCTGAAAGACAGACCAGCTCCGAGAGGAAGCCGCTCTGCTGTCCTGGACGCCCTGATCGACCACCTGGAGATCTCCATGATCCCGGTCCTGTTGctgctccccctcctgctgcaggttgcaGCTTTGCACTACCTGCTGGGCATCGTGGTCCTGACGGCCCTGCCCAGCCTGGTGCTGTGGTACTACTACAGCACGCACCGGAAGAAGAGACGcaccctcttcttcctcaccctGTCACTGTACTCCCTCTTCTACATGTATTACCTCTTTATCACAGAGATTGTGCCACGCGGGGATGTCAGCCACCTCCAGGTGTGCACAGTGACCTCTGGAATGGTCCTCACCATCGTCCTTCTGATTGTCACCAAGCGCGGCCCCGGATTTGTCGCCCCCGTCGCCTCCCTCCATGAAACGCACACTAACAGGGAGCAGGGCGGTAATGGAACCACCCAATCAGCAGCCTCCTGCGCAGCAACATCGGCTAAAAAGTCTCCAAACACAAAATGGAACAAATGCGCCTTGTGTAATGTAATGCGGCCCCCCCGGGCCGGACACTGTCGAACCTGCCAACGCTGCGTCTACCGTCTGGACCATCACTGCATCTG GATCAATAGCTGTGTGGGGCAGGCGAACCATCGCAGCTTCGTCGTGACCCTCGCCGTGTTTGTGCTGACCTCCCTCTATGGGATCGGCTTAGTGCTCAGCAGCCTCTGCCCTCGGCAGCACCTTGTGACGGCCCTTTTCTACTGTCCCGCAGTCTACAGCCAGCCGAG CACGGcgctgtgcttcacctgtgcttgGTTCAGCAGCATTGTCACAACTGGGCTGCTTTACCTGTTGGTGGTGCAGCTTCTAAACATCAGCTTCAACGTGACAGAACGGGAATCCCTGCTGGCTCTGAGGAACAAAACAGGCCGGAGCCGCCTGCGGGGACTGGTCATCGACACGGGACAGCACTCGCGTGGCTTCTATAAGAACTGGGTGGAGTTCCTCACCATGGCAGACGCCTCGGGTTCACCTCAACCAGGACTCACTAATGTGGTCTAG
- the wasf3a gene encoding wiskott-Aldrich syndrome protein family member 3, translating into MPLVKRNIEPWHLCHGPVPDGIGNELECVTNNTLSSIIRQLSSLSQHAENIFGELFNEANTFYGRANSLQDRIDRLAIKVTQLDSSVEEVSLQDINMRKAFKSSTVQDQQVLSTDSASNSVAELYNSCDRPPPLSTLTAYRQDSTDAMRFYSDPSYFFELWKEKMLRDTEDKRKERRRQRDQKRCMGSSTVQRDVKKVRKVRNRRQEWNMMALDKELRPDHRHPQSLHRGASSEGSLSPDGRPDLPDYPVPPLPTHATCNYAKSRDYVPGKAHPSPPVEHEYHSIDVNYKRVTCTTSALRGAERTNDTMHPPADYNSSPPPPPTPGPPIPPPQSTQTAFGFHLGALAPMPHNGDLHLGPRHPLPPVPPPPGPPPPPLPPTTAPPPVAGHHGSRAEAKSARDPRSDLLSAIRIGIQLKKVQEQQEEQNKRELAGCDVATILSRRIAVEYSDSEDDSDAEDNEWSD; encoded by the exons ATGCCTTTAGTTAAGAGGAACATTGAGCCATGGCATCTGTGCCATGGACCAGTACCTGATGGGATTGGCAATGAGTTGGAATGTGTAACCAACAACACGCTGTCCTCCATCATCCGCCAGCTGAGCAGTCTGA GTCAACATGCAGAAAATATTTTTGGGGAACTTTTCAATGAGGCCAACACCTTCTACGGGCGCGCCAACTCCCTCCAGGACCGTATTGACCGTCTGGCCATCAAGGTGACCCAACTGGACTCCAGTGTTGAGGAGG TCTCTCTTCAGGATATAAACATGAGAAAGGCATTTAAAAGTTCCACCGTCCAGGACCAGCAGGTTCTATCCACAGACAGCGCTTCCAACTCAGTGGCTGAGCTGTATAACAGTTGTGATAGGCCCCCTCCTCTTAGCACCCTCACTGCATACAG ACAAGACTCCACAGATGCGATGAGATTCTACTCAGACCCTTCATACTTCTTTGAACTGTGGAAGGAGAAAATGCTTCGGGACACAGAGGACAAGAGGAAAGAGAGGCGGAGGCAGAGG GATCAGAAACGATGCATGGGAAGCAGCACAGTCCAGCGTGACGTTAAGAAGGTGAGAAAGGTCCGAAACCGCAGGCAGGAGTGGAACATGATGGCGCTGGACAAGGAGCTTCGCCCAGATCACCGTCATCCACAGAGTCTCCATCGTGGGGCGTCATCTGAGGGCTCTCTCTCACCAGACGGAAG GCCTGACCTCCCAGACTACCCCGTCCCTCCACTGCCTACCCACGCCACTTGTAACTATGCCAAGTCACGTGATTACGTGCCCGGGAAGGCGCACCCTTCGCCACCTGTGGAGCATGAATACCACAGCATTGACGTCAACTACAAGAGAGTAACCTGCACCACATCGGCACTTCGGGGCGCCGAGCGAACAAACGACACAATGCATCCACCTGCAGATTAcaa TTCCagccccccacctcctccaacCCCAggcccacccatccctccaccccagTCAACCCAGACAGCCTTTGGTTTTCATTTGGGTGCACTGGCACCAATGCCACATAATGGGGATTTGCACTTAGGCCCCAGACACCCCCTGCCACCTGTCCCACCTCCCCCAggtcccccacctccacctctccctcccacAACTGCTCCCCCTCCTGTAGCAGGGCACCACGGCAGCAGAGCTGAGGCGAAGTCTGCAAGAGATCCGAGAAGCGACCTGTTGTCTGCCATCCGCATAG GGATCCAGTTGAAGAAAGtccaagagcagcaggaggagcagaacaagAGGGAGCTGGCGGGGTGCGACGTGGCCACCATCCTCTCTCGACGCATTGCAGTGGAGTACAGCGACTCTGAAGATGACTCTGACGCAGAAGATAATGAGTGGTCAGACTGA